CGATGTTCCTTCGAGCGTCGATCTTTCAGAAGGGGTCTCGATCAACGACCTCCGTAAGAACCTGCCTCTGTTGAATTCGTTCATGGAAGAGCAGTGCCGCTGCGCCCCAGGTCGCTATGGCGTCGAACTCGACGCGGCGCTGATCACCAGCATCGATCCTCCACCGGAAGTCGACCGGGCCTTGTCGGCCATTAACAGCACCCGAAACCAGGTCGCTGCCGACATCAGTACCGCCCAGGCCGATGCCGAACAACAAATCACCATGAGCAAGCGTGCCGTCGAGATCGCCTCGAACAATGCTCAAGCCGAAGTCGCCCCGCTACGGGAACTGGCCCGAACGCTCATGCAGATTAAGCAGGAAGGTGGATCGCAAGCCGTGCGAGCCTATATCCGCGACTTGCGGGTGCCGCTGTTGTCGCGTGCTGTGAGCGTCGTTCAAACCCGCGAAGAGAAGTAACGCGATCTGGCCAAGTCCTGATTGTGTTCCTCGGTATTCCAACCATACAACGACTTTCGACGAGATATTCCCATGTTGTTTTTCGCTGGTGTTTTCTGCGGCCTGATCGCCATCCCGATTCTGCTGACCATCGCCACGATGTTCGGACTGTATGTCATCGTGAACGAGTGCGAAGCGCACGTATACACATTGTTCGGTAAGGTGATCGGCACGATCGACGAGCCGGGCCTCCATTTCCCGATCTCGAAGTTTGGACTCGGCGCACTGCTGGTTCCGTTCTTCGGCAAGCGACACATTGTCAGTACCGCCTTGCGGCAACATTACCTTCGCGGCCAAATGGTCAACTCGGAAGAAGGGACGCCGATGGGTGTTGGCCTGTGGTACGAAATGGAAGTCAACGACCCGGTCGCTTACCTGTTTATCAATACCAATCCAGAAGGCTCGCTGCAGGCCAACGTCGCCTCGAGTGCGATCAGCACGCTCAGCAATCTGGAAATGGACAAGATGCTCGAAGACCGACATAGCCTCAGCCGCACGGTGCGTGCGACCGTTTCGCCGTTGAGCGAAAAGTGGGGCTATCGACTTGGTTCGGTTTACATTCGTAAGGTGTTCTTCACCGACCATCAAATGGTGCACAACATCACCGACAAGGTGGTCAAGCGTTTGATCCAGGTCACCAGTGCCATGAAGCAGGATGGTGAGAACCGCGTCGGTCTGATCAAAAGCGAAACAGCCAAAGAGGTTTCGCAGAAGATGGCCGAAGCAGGTGCCAAACGTCCCGACATCGTGGGCAAGGTGCTGAACGAAATCGGCAAAGATGATCCCGAAATCCTGGAATCGGTGCTTGAGGTCATGGAAGTCGGTAAACTGTTGGAATCGAAAGCTGCCGTCAGTATCATTCCCCGAGGTGCCAATGTCTTGTTGAATCTAGACAACCGCAAGTCGGGCGGCAGCCAGTTCGTCCAAGCCGAGAACTAATCGGAAACCCCGATGCACGACGACTTCCAACACCAGGCCTTACGCGGCGGCAGTCAGATGAGTGCCGCCTCGATCTTCAAACTGATGGTCGGCACGCTCTTGCTGCTGATGGGAGTCGCCTTGGGCCTATACGTGGCGAACGTCGCCTTCGAGGTCGTTTATTCCGAGACGCCGGTTCCGCTGATCGAGCGGATCTCGGCGTTGGCGGAAGAAAAGATCGCCGCGGAAGCCGCCAATCCCAACGTTCCGAATATCAAGCTGCCCCCGGAACTGTTGCGGACTGTTCTTTACGGTCTGACCTTCTTAATGCTCACCATTCCGGTAATGATCGCCTCGATGCTGTTGGCCACCGGTGCCAAGCTGATGCAGGGCGAGATGAACGAAGCGATCACGATGCTAGCAGAGCGGCTGAAGAAGACTTCCTAGGGGGGTGCTGGTTTGCCTCCGCTAGCGACCTTGCGCGGGTGGTTTGTCGAGCAAAACCGGGGCTTCCAGGGCGGCACTGCCTGATCGATCTTCCGATCCTACCTGCGAACTGCTATTCTGCCGCCACTTCTTCGATAGCACGGTATTCTCACAAGGATGTGAAGCCAATATGGACGCAGACGTTTCGTCGTCGAACTGGACGCGATGGTTCTGGCTGTTCGCGCTTTCGCATGTTGCCGTGTGGTCGCTGGTTCCGATTCTGACCGCTACCAACGGCCCGCTCGATACGATCGAGATGATCTATTGGGGTCAGCAGTGGCAGTGGGGCTATTACAAACATCCGCCACTTCCGGCGTGGATTGCCGCCAGCACCAGTCAGCTTTTCAGCGACCCGGCGTGGGCAACGTATATCGTGGCTCAGTGCTGTATCCTGGCTTGTTTCTGGGCGGTCTGGGAGATCGTTCGCGACCGCAACAAACCGTGGGTCGCGTTGGCTTCGGTCGCCTTGCTGGAAGCATGTGCCTTCTACAACTTCACGACGTTCGAGTTGAACAACAACATGGTCCGCCGGGCCATGACCGCGTTGACGGTGGTCTTTCTGTATTGGGCGATCACCCGCGGAAAGCTCGTTTATTGGGGTGCGGCTGGTTTGTTTGTCGCCCTGGGCATGTTGTCGAAGTACGACCATGGCATGCTGGTTTTCAGCTTGTTGGTCTTCGCGGCCGTTCATCCCCAGGTCCGTCGACTGTGGAAGACGCCAGGTCCGTACGTGCTGATCGGCATCGCCTTGGTTCTGTTCGCTCCGCACTTGTGGTGGATGGTCGAGAACGACTTCATCACGCTGAAATACATCAAAGATCGCACCCAGGCCAAGCCAAGTGACTGGAATCACCTGGTGATGCCGGCCAAGTTCCTGGGAGAACAACTTGGTGCGATCACAGGAATCTTGATCGGTTCGATGGCCATACTGGGCGTTTTCTGGCGATGGCGAACCGACCTGAGTCCCGAAGATCGTCTCGCACGTGATTACCTGGCCGCGGTTGTATTGGGTCCGCTGCTGATCGCTGTCACCGCTTCGGCAATGACGGGCGGGATGATTCGCAGCATGCTTGGGGCTCCGATCTGGATTTTCCTGCCAGCCCTCTTGGTCATGTGCTTTGAACGCCGCCGCGAAGATCCTGTCATGTGTGGCCGCTTGACGGTCGCTTGTGCCAGTTTCAGCCTTGTATTGGCGTTGGCTCTGGGCGTGCGGAACGAGTTTGGAACCGTCCTGCGCGGCAAGTACCTGCGGGTCGACTACCCTGGTCAGAAGATTGCCGCGGAGGTCGAAGGCCGCTGGCACCAATTCTCGGAAGAAGAAATCCCGACGATCGCGGGTGCCTGGTGGCCGGCCGGTAATGCGTCGGTGTACTCCGATCATCCGATTACGGTCTATCCCGAATGCGATCCAAAGTTCGCTCCCTGGATCGATGAAGACCTGTTCGTCGAACAGGGCGGAGTGATCCTCTGGGACGACGATACGCCTCGCGAACAGATCGCCGACTGGCTGGAGCGGTTCCCGGTGGCCATCGTTCAGGCACCGATCGAAATCGAACACACCAAAGCACCTGATTCGCAGCCGCTGCAGATCGGCATCGCAGTGATTCCGCCTGGAAGCTATCTGCCAAAGCCAATCCCACAGATTGCCGACCGACAGCCGGAGGCTGGCAAGCAATCGCGATAAGGCGAGCCCTCTCGATCTGCTCGCCCCAGATACGCTCTTTCCGTTGTATTGAAGATCAGTCACCACTAGTTCAGCCGTAGTGGGTTCGATTTCTCCAATTCACCCCCTTTTCGGCGAATTTCTGTTGACCTACGCGGGGAGAACGCCGAAACTTCTATCTAATCAAACTTCCTTCTTTTTTCTATTCTTTTTTCTTCCACTCAGCCTTCGGCAGCTCCTCGGCTCGATTACCCATGCCAAAATCCCCTTTAAGGCTGTGGTGAAAGGGAGTGATTTCCATGCTTGCTGTCTGGTCACGGTTGGCGGCCCGAAAAGCTCGTCGGCGGTCGTCATGCGCTGGATTTACGTTGGTGGAACTATTGGTGGTGATCGCCATCATCGGTGTCTTGATCGCACTGCTATTGCCGGCGGTTCAACAAGCACGCGAAGCGGCTCGAAGAATGAGTTGCTCGAACAAGATGAAGCAGATCGGGATCGCCCTGCACAACTATCACGATACCCATGGTCGCTTTCCGCCGGGGGCCATCAGTGGCCATCAAACGTGCGTGAACGGAACAACGCCGCTGGGAGGCAACTCCAGCGAATGCACCCAAACCGGAGCTCCCTGGACCGTCCTGATTTTGCCGTTCGCCGAACAAAGCTCGCTGCACGATCAGTTCGACTTCAAGCGAATCTTCTCGCCGTTCAGCTCGAGTTGCAGCTCGCCGAACAAGGCGTTCCAGTTCGAGCCCTTGGAGATGTATAAGTGCCCGTCCGATCCGAACTCTGGCGGCGATGCACCGACACTCAATTACATGGCCTGCCAAGGGGGCGGTAACCCAGGTACGGTCGATGCCGAGCTGCATGTCGCTTGTGCCGGGACCAGCAGTCCCACGCGG
This genomic interval from Bremerella sp. JC817 contains the following:
- a CDS encoding glycosyltransferase family 39 protein, with the protein product MDADVSSSNWTRWFWLFALSHVAVWSLVPILTATNGPLDTIEMIYWGQQWQWGYYKHPPLPAWIAASTSQLFSDPAWATYIVAQCCILACFWAVWEIVRDRNKPWVALASVALLEACAFYNFTTFELNNNMVRRAMTALTVVFLYWAITRGKLVYWGAAGLFVALGMLSKYDHGMLVFSLLVFAAVHPQVRRLWKTPGPYVLIGIALVLFAPHLWWMVENDFITLKYIKDRTQAKPSDWNHLVMPAKFLGEQLGAITGILIGSMAILGVFWRWRTDLSPEDRLARDYLAAVVLGPLLIAVTASAMTGGMIRSMLGAPIWIFLPALLVMCFERRREDPVMCGRLTVACASFSLVLALALGVRNEFGTVLRGKYLRVDYPGQKIAAEVEGRWHQFSEEEIPTIAGAWWPAGNASVYSDHPITVYPECDPKFAPWIDEDLFVEQGGVILWDDDTPREQIADWLERFPVAIVQAPIEIEHTKAPDSQPLQIGIAVIPPGSYLPKPIPQIADRQPEAGKQSR
- a CDS encoding DUF1559 domain-containing protein, with amino-acid sequence MLAVWSRLAARKARRRSSCAGFTLVELLVVIAIIGVLIALLLPAVQQAREAARRMSCSNKMKQIGIALHNYHDTHGRFPPGAISGHQTCVNGTTPLGGNSSECTQTGAPWTVLILPFAEQSSLHDQFDFKRIFSPFSSSCSSPNKAFQFEPLEMYKCPSDPNSGGDAPTLNYMACQGGGNPGTVDAELHVACAGTSSPTRYFFTNGMFYNNAKIGFRDVVDGTTNTFMVGESMYHFLLGSHPSIATRETSWASGQLVNSVYATPITMTAAANPINSAEPLSNVHQLAEMTSTFGSRHPGGCLFTLGDASVRFMSENMDLATYRSLGRRADGGPLGGISP
- a CDS encoding SPFH domain-containing protein, with protein sequence MLFFAGVFCGLIAIPILLTIATMFGLYVIVNECEAHVYTLFGKVIGTIDEPGLHFPISKFGLGALLVPFFGKRHIVSTALRQHYLRGQMVNSEEGTPMGVGLWYEMEVNDPVAYLFINTNPEGSLQANVASSAISTLSNLEMDKMLEDRHSLSRTVRATVSPLSEKWGYRLGSVYIRKVFFTDHQMVHNITDKVVKRLIQVTSAMKQDGENRVGLIKSETAKEVSQKMAEAGAKRPDIVGKVLNEIGKDDPEILESVLEVMEVGKLLESKAAVSIIPRGANVLLNLDNRKSGGSQFVQAEN